Proteins encoded together in one Mastacembelus armatus chromosome 15, fMasArm1.2, whole genome shotgun sequence window:
- the cbr1 gene encoding carbonyl reductase [NADPH] 1 isoform X3, with amino-acid sequence MANRVAVVTGSNKGIGLAIVRALCQQFPGDVYVTARDVGRGQEAVASLASEGLKSNFHQLDINDLNSITTATAYFKEKYGGVDVLINNAGIAFEVADATPFAVQAEVTLKTNFFATRDMLTHFLPIIKAGGRVVNVSSFVGSRTLNQCSLALQQRFRSEDITEDELVGLMQQFVDRAKRDEHKQGGWPETAYGVSKMGLTTLSIILARRLSKERPNDGILLNAGCPGWVRTDMAGSKAPKSPDEGAVTLVYLALLPPGVTEPHGKFVSDKEVQPW; translated from the exons ATGGCCAACAGGGTTGCCGTGGTAACAGGCAGTAACAAGGGCATCGGTCTGGCCATCGTCCGAGCGCTCTGCCAGCAGTTTCCAGGAGACGTTTACGTCACCGCCAGAGACGT CGGTCGTGGACAGGAGGCAGTGGCCTCTCTGGCCTCAGAGGGACTGAAGTCCAATTTTCACCAGCTGGACATCAACGACCTGAACAGTATCACCACCGCTACTGCTTACTTTAAAGAGAAATACGGAGGAGTGGACGTCCTCATCAATAATGCTGGGATAGCGTTCGAAG TGGCAGACGCGACTCCGTTTGCAGTCCAGGCAGAGGTGACCCTCAAGACAAACTTCTTCGCCACCAGAGACATGTTGACTCACTTCCTGCCCATCATCAAAGCTGGAG gtCGTGTGGTGAACGTCTCCAGCTTTGTTGGCTCTCGTACTTTGAACCAGTGCAGCCTGGCCCTGCAGCAACGCTTCCGCAGCGAGGACATCACAGAGGACGAGCTGGTGGGACTGATGCAGCAGTTTGTTGATAGAGCCAAGAGGGATGAGCACAAGCAGGGCGGCTGGCCTGAGACAGCATACGGAGTGTCCAAGATGGGGCTGACA ACTCTGTCGATCATTCTGGCTCGTCGTCTGTCCAAGGAGAGACCAAATGACGGG aTCTTGCTGAATGCTGGCTGTCCAGGGTGGGTGCGCACGGACATGGCCGGTTCCAAGGCTCCCAAGTCACCAGACGAGGGCGCTGTCACGCTGGTCTACCTGGCTCTGCTGCCGCCCGGAGTCACAGAGCCTCACGGAAAGTTTGTCTCTGACAAAGAAGTTCAGCCGTGGTGA